The following proteins are co-located in the Micromonospora viridifaciens genome:
- a CDS encoding ornithine cyclodeaminase family protein: MTLLFSDEDVAALDAPSTVAAMRDALLAAYEGRLVAPPRASAALGGGRMVLTAGHLTGEWYGFRSYDTFGLPESGQLVVLHDARSGAVRAIAVGEELGSRRTGGLGGVAVDALARPDAATLGVVGSGRQAWTQVWAAAAVRPLREVTVHSRSAGRREAFAARVRAELGVPAHAVGSAVEAVRDRDVVVLATTSTTPVLAAADLAPGTHVNTVGFKQTDRHEFGPDLLDAADVLVTDSPAQAAAYVPPMLAAVEPYAGRLRDLGAVLAGAVPGRTGADQISVFCSTGLAGTEVFLLDRLARVGAVRAAAG; the protein is encoded by the coding sequence ATGACCCTGCTCTTCTCCGACGAGGACGTCGCCGCCCTGGACGCCCCGTCCACCGTCGCCGCGATGCGGGACGCCCTGCTGGCCGCGTACGAGGGGCGGTTGGTCGCACCGCCCCGGGCGTCCGCCGCGCTGGGCGGGGGCCGGATGGTGCTCACCGCCGGCCACCTGACCGGCGAGTGGTACGGCTTCCGGTCCTACGACACCTTCGGGCTCCCGGAGAGCGGGCAGCTGGTCGTGCTGCACGACGCGCGCAGCGGGGCGGTACGGGCGATCGCGGTGGGCGAGGAGCTCGGCTCCCGGCGTACCGGGGGACTGGGCGGGGTGGCCGTGGACGCCCTCGCGCGCCCCGACGCGGCCACCCTCGGCGTGGTCGGCTCCGGCCGCCAGGCGTGGACCCAGGTCTGGGCCGCCGCCGCGGTCCGTCCGCTGCGCGAGGTGACCGTGCACAGCCGCTCGGCGGGCCGGCGCGAGGCGTTCGCCGCCCGGGTCCGCGCCGAGTTGGGCGTGCCGGCCCACGCGGTCGGCTCGGCCGTCGAGGCGGTCCGTGACCGGGACGTCGTGGTGCTCGCCACCACCAGCACCACCCCGGTGCTGGCCGCCGCCGACCTCGCCCCGGGCACCCACGTCAACACCGTCGGCTTCAAGCAGACCGATCGCCACGAGTTCGGCCCCGATCTGCTGGACGCCGCCGACGTGCTGGTCACCGACTCGCCGGCGCAGGCCGCCGCGTACGTCCCGCCGATGCTCGCCGCCGTCGAGCCGTACGCCGGGCGGCTGCGCGACCTGGGCGCGGTGCTGGCAGGGGCGGTCCCCGGCCGGACCGGCGCGGACCAGATCTCGGTCTTCTGCTCCACCGGCCTGGCCGGCACGGAGGTCTTCCTGCTCGACCGCCTGGCCCGGGTGGGCGCGGTGCGCGCGGCTGCCGGCTGA
- the pgsA gene encoding CDP-diacylglycerol--glycerol-3-phosphate 3-phosphatidyltransferase, translating to MTGAESTVAPPVPLLNAANALTAVRLLLVPVFAVTVVTSGMVHAGWRTAACLIFVVASVTDLVDGWIARRWKLITSLGKVADPIADKALTGAALVLLSWYDRLPWWVTAVILLRELGITGLRFWVIRHGVIAASRGGKIKTALQILAITWYLWPMPAAAAGVGPWIMGAAVVVTVLTGFDYIVQALRLRRRPG from the coding sequence ATGACCGGGGCGGAATCCACGGTGGCGCCCCCGGTTCCGCTGCTCAACGCGGCGAACGCGCTGACCGCCGTGCGGCTGCTGCTGGTGCCGGTCTTCGCGGTCACCGTGGTCACTTCCGGGATGGTCCACGCCGGCTGGCGGACGGCCGCCTGCCTGATCTTCGTGGTCGCCTCGGTGACGGATCTGGTGGACGGCTGGATCGCCCGCCGGTGGAAGCTGATCACCTCGCTCGGCAAGGTCGCCGACCCGATCGCCGACAAGGCGCTCACCGGCGCCGCCCTGGTGCTGCTCTCCTGGTACGACCGGCTGCCCTGGTGGGTGACCGCGGTGATCCTCCTTCGCGAGCTGGGCATCACCGGGCTGCGGTTCTGGGTGATCCGGCACGGGGTGATCGCGGCCAGCCGGGGCGGCAAGATCAAGACAGCGCTCCAGATCCTCGCCATCACCTGGTACCTCTGGCCGATGCCCGCCGCGGCGGCCGGCGTCGGCCCGTGGATCATGGGAGCCGCGGTCGTCGTCACCGTGCTGACCGGCTTCGACTACATCGTCCAGGCTCTCCGCCTCCGCCGCCGGCCGGGATGA
- a CDS encoding CinA family protein, whose amino-acid sequence MGTDARHERPVGNPAAGVVHRLSLRHETLATIESLTGGLLSASIVEIAGVSGVYRGGLVVYATELKSELAGVPADLLAERGPVDPDVAVALAEGGRRRCGADWGLATTGVAGPEPQDGKPVGLVYVAVAGPGGSRVRQLDLDGGRDHIRSAAVIEGLRLLAEQIQAAAPDDTAAGDAAPLDAGPVDADPVDADPAGTGRR is encoded by the coding sequence ATGGGGACGGATGCGAGGCACGAGCGGCCCGTCGGGAACCCGGCGGCCGGAGTGGTGCACCGCCTGTCGCTGCGGCATGAGACCCTCGCGACCATCGAGTCGCTCACCGGCGGCCTGCTCTCCGCCTCGATCGTGGAGATCGCCGGGGTGAGCGGTGTCTACCGGGGCGGCCTGGTGGTCTACGCCACCGAGCTCAAGTCGGAGCTCGCGGGCGTACCGGCGGATCTGCTGGCCGAGCGCGGGCCGGTCGACCCGGATGTGGCCGTCGCGCTCGCCGAGGGCGGGCGGCGCCGCTGCGGCGCCGACTGGGGGTTGGCCACCACCGGGGTGGCCGGGCCGGAGCCGCAGGACGGCAAGCCGGTCGGCCTGGTGTACGTCGCGGTCGCCGGTCCCGGCGGCAGCCGGGTGCGCCAGCTCGACCTCGACGGTGGCCGCGACCACATCCGGTCGGCCGCGGTGATCGAGGGCCTGCGCCTGCTCGCCGAGCAGATCCAGGCCGCCGCCCCGGACGACACCGCCGCGGGCGATGCCGCCCCGCTCGACGCCGGCCCGGTCGATGCCGATCCGGTCGACGCTGATCCGGCCGGGACGGGCCGCCGGTGA
- the pspM gene encoding phage shock envelope stress response protein PspM → MADERARYFRRLRRLRRSARRWSVLAGGLGGAAAVLTPYAGIGLADAAWAGGAGSAIAIAAWRWADLRAFAAVPAPPALDPAEAAARSRARLVAAVERLPAGPGVLAEVRRVRSRLALRGTTAAEAWARLDRAALTLQGMSGRLTGLAEPALREAAEADRSLRDLAARVASVERALKLAPAEARGSLADAHGTLAAQLESGVSAYEGLVVAAAGYVAEDARPSTEHPAAARLTEATDLLHGVASALAELRTVNTPFRPRTP, encoded by the coding sequence ATGGCGGACGAACGGGCCCGGTACTTCCGGCGACTGCGCCGGCTGCGGCGCTCGGCCCGCCGGTGGAGCGTCCTGGCCGGGGGACTCGGCGGCGCGGCGGCGGTGCTGACCCCGTACGCCGGGATCGGCCTGGCGGACGCGGCCTGGGCCGGCGGCGCGGGCAGCGCCATCGCCATCGCCGCCTGGCGCTGGGCCGACCTGCGCGCCTTCGCCGCCGTGCCGGCACCGCCGGCCCTCGACCCGGCCGAGGCCGCCGCCCGCTCCCGCGCCCGGCTGGTCGCCGCCGTCGAGCGGCTACCCGCCGGTCCGGGCGTCCTGGCCGAGGTGCGCCGGGTCCGGTCCCGGCTGGCGCTCCGCGGCACCACGGCGGCCGAGGCCTGGGCCCGGCTGGACCGGGCGGCGCTGACCCTGCAGGGGATGTCCGGTCGGCTCACCGGGCTGGCCGAGCCGGCGCTCCGCGAGGCGGCCGAAGCCGACCGCTCGCTGCGTGACCTGGCCGCCCGCGTGGCCAGCGTGGAACGGGCGCTCAAGCTCGCCCCGGCCGAGGCCCGCGGGTCGCTGGCCGACGCGCACGGCACCCTGGCCGCGCAGCTGGAGAGCGGCGTGTCGGCGTACGAGGGGCTGGTGGTGGCCGCCGCCGGCTACGTGGCCGAGGACGCCCGCCCCAGCACCGAGCACCCAGCCGCCGCCCGCCTCACCGAGGCGACCGACCTCCTGCACGGCGTCGCCTCCGCCCTCGCCGAACTTCGCACCGTCAACACCCCCTTCCGCCCCCGCACCCCCTGA
- the rimO gene encoding 30S ribosomal protein S12 methylthiotransferase RimO translates to MVSATSPYSATGRRVALLTLGCARNEVDSEELAARLHADGWQVTTDGEGADVVVVNTCGFVEKAKQDSIQTLLAAADTGAKVVAAGCMAERYGRELADSLPEAQAVLSFDDYPDIAARLSAVVAGEALDAHTPRDRRELLPLTPVKRRDAAVSLPGHGTPTRVATGTDEHTPAHLRQVLRHRLDTGPVASLKLASGCDRRCAFCAIPAFRGAFVSRTPDDLLAEAEWLAKTGVRELVLVSENSTSYGKDLGDPRALEKLLPQLAAIDGIVRVRASYLQPAETRPGLVEVIATTPGVAPYFDLSFQHSSEPVLRRMRRFGSTDRFLELLASARALAPEAGARSNFIVGFPGETRQDVAELVRFLTEARLDAIGVFDYSDEDGTEAAGLPGKVSAATIKRRYDKLAALADELCSQRAEERLGSTVEVLVDSVADGVVEGRAAHQAPEVDGSTTLVAPADGGVDLAALRPGDLVRATVTATEGVDLVAVPDEMISAAPGAAR, encoded by the coding sequence ATGGTGTCTGCCACCTCCCCTTACTCCGCTACCGGCCGCCGCGTCGCCCTGCTGACCCTGGGCTGCGCCCGTAACGAGGTCGACTCGGAGGAGTTGGCCGCCCGGCTGCACGCCGACGGCTGGCAGGTGACCACCGACGGCGAGGGTGCCGACGTGGTGGTCGTGAACACCTGCGGCTTCGTGGAGAAGGCCAAGCAGGACTCGATCCAGACGCTGCTCGCCGCCGCCGACACCGGCGCCAAGGTGGTCGCCGCCGGCTGCATGGCCGAGCGGTACGGCCGCGAGCTGGCCGACAGCCTCCCCGAGGCGCAGGCGGTGCTCAGCTTCGACGACTACCCGGACATCGCCGCCCGGTTGAGCGCGGTCGTCGCCGGGGAGGCGCTGGACGCGCACACCCCGCGGGACCGGCGCGAGCTGCTGCCACTCACCCCGGTCAAGCGCCGGGACGCGGCGGTGTCGCTGCCCGGCCACGGCACCCCGACCCGGGTGGCCACCGGGACCGACGAGCACACCCCGGCCCACCTGCGGCAGGTGCTGCGGCACCGGCTCGACACCGGCCCGGTCGCCTCGCTCAAGCTGGCCAGCGGCTGCGACCGGCGCTGCGCGTTCTGCGCCATCCCGGCGTTCCGCGGCGCGTTCGTCTCGCGTACCCCGGACGACCTGCTCGCCGAGGCGGAGTGGCTGGCCAAGACCGGCGTCCGCGAGCTGGTGCTGGTCAGCGAGAACTCCACCTCGTACGGCAAGGACCTGGGCGACCCCCGGGCGCTGGAGAAGCTGCTGCCGCAGCTCGCCGCGATCGACGGGATCGTCCGGGTACGCGCCAGCTACCTGCAGCCCGCGGAGACCCGGCCCGGCCTGGTCGAGGTGATCGCCACCACCCCGGGCGTGGCACCCTACTTCGACCTGTCGTTCCAGCACTCCAGCGAGCCGGTGCTGCGCCGGATGCGCCGCTTCGGCTCCACCGACCGGTTCCTGGAGCTGCTGGCCTCCGCCCGCGCCCTCGCCCCCGAGGCGGGCGCCCGGAGCAACTTCATCGTGGGCTTCCCTGGGGAGACCCGGCAGGACGTGGCCGAGCTGGTCCGGTTCCTGACCGAGGCGCGGCTCGACGCGATCGGCGTGTTCGACTACAGCGACGAGGACGGCACCGAGGCCGCCGGCCTGCCGGGCAAGGTCTCCGCCGCCACGATCAAGCGGCGGTACGACAAGCTCGCCGCGCTCGCCGACGAGCTCTGCTCGCAGCGGGCCGAGGAGCGGCTCGGCTCGACGGTCGAGGTGCTGGTCGACTCGGTCGCCGACGGCGTGGTCGAGGGCCGGGCGGCCCACCAGGCGCCCGAGGTGGACGGCTCGACCACCCTGGTCGCGCCGGCGGACGGCGGGGTCGACCTCGCCGCGCTGCGCCCCGGCGACCTGGTCCGGGCCACGGTCACCGCGACCGAGGGCGTGGACCTGGTCGCCGTACCGGATGAGATGATCTCGGCGGCGCCCGGCGCGGCACGGTGA
- a CDS encoding multicopper oxidase domain-containing protein — MALFRRLRSGWADRAVRTDEDRAPTVPAARVTEEEMAPAPASLDPAAVPRCFGPVPNFAGSPLPTLDREGQPVPGTGIRKFLDPLPLPDAFHNSSSGGHNSASAPPDGTPDRSDLKPSLEPSPATPGLGARLPVAVPDTITWSGCDYYEIGLQEYAQRLHRDLPATRLRGYRQLNLGTDGAGHNTVSPPDRPWHLGPVIIARRGRPVRIKFINQLPTGRAGELFLPVDETVDGAGIGPLDGPAPYPQNRAVPHLAGAQTAWISAGNPWQWVTPPGEITPYPTGVGVTPVPDMTPPGVGATTLYFPNEQSGRLMWLHDNTVGLSRLTVYSGQLALYLLTDPAEERLVADGVLPADQLPLVIQDKTFVPDDAQLAAQDPTWDRDRWGAKGSLWHPHVYQPRQNPYRTSGTNPTGRWDYGPWTHDPDGGGSPWIAPVPNPHHDPVAEPAEPPLAPNVPHPSAVPEAYGDTPLVNGMAYPYLEVAPRAYRFRVLNACADRSLNLQLYRAASDRPMWTEDGELAEPEAGEVPMVEAVRTAGRPPYWPTDGRDGGVPDPDAAGPDIIRIGNESGLLPAPVVLTNRPIGYRYDRQDPTVLNVDGHTLLLAPGERADVVVDFATVPPGSTLILYNDCPAPMPRFDPRYDHHTGAPDRTAIGGLPPARPGYGPNTRTLLQFRVAGAPAEPYDLARLAARLPEAYAQSQRPPIVPQPAYDPAFGTRTARETLVPAHATSVTFTPPGAVAPVTLPLAVKSVGQVFEARHGRAVGRLGVGHPNSGPLTVATLPLGPVDPATEVLYVTDPTVPVGGPADGTQLWRIVGDASRTHPVHLAGCDVQLVNRVGWDGTVRPPDPDELGWKETVRVNPREDVIVALRPVPPSLPFKIGDSVRLLDPARPAGVRIDASPVSPVDGRPAAVVNHLVNLGWEYRWQTRAAGLRDQGMSRPLVLRVAPAAPTGLTATPAPGSATALPAIALAWTSHGSRPPATSHLLQRATDAAFTDGLTEITVAATASRHTDATVTPGVTYHYRIRAENAVSCSAWSNSVPASVQLTAPAKLAAAVPPAAPLRVALRWANRSFATGVDVQRATNPTFTSGPGTTAIAVGDAHVDPAVAPDTTYYYRVRTTYLGAASPWSTVATVTTPPRPGLPTGVGATATAPAPDTATVILNWAASTPTGPGSGFVVQRAADPGFTRELTTFTVTGRGFTNTGLARGVTYHYRIRSFNVVGTSPWTGPIPVTTPT, encoded by the coding sequence ATGGCCCTGTTCCGCAGACTCCGGTCGGGCTGGGCGGACCGCGCCGTCCGGACCGACGAGGACCGCGCGCCGACCGTGCCCGCCGCAAGGGTGACCGAGGAGGAGATGGCACCGGCGCCGGCGAGCCTCGACCCGGCCGCCGTGCCGCGCTGCTTCGGCCCGGTGCCGAACTTCGCCGGCAGCCCGCTGCCCACCCTCGACCGGGAGGGCCAGCCGGTGCCCGGCACCGGCATCCGTAAGTTCCTCGACCCACTGCCGCTGCCCGACGCGTTCCACAACTCCAGCTCTGGCGGCCATAATTCGGCCTCCGCGCCGCCAGACGGCACTCCGGACCGCAGCGACCTGAAGCCGTCGCTGGAGCCGTCTCCGGCCACACCCGGGCTGGGCGCCCGGCTGCCGGTGGCGGTGCCGGACACCATCACCTGGTCCGGCTGCGACTACTACGAGATCGGGCTCCAGGAGTACGCGCAACGCCTGCACCGCGACCTGCCGGCCACCCGGCTGCGCGGCTACCGCCAGCTCAACCTCGGCACCGACGGGGCCGGGCACAACACGGTCAGCCCGCCGGACCGGCCCTGGCACCTCGGCCCCGTGATCATCGCCCGCCGCGGCCGGCCGGTCCGGATCAAGTTCATCAACCAGCTGCCCACGGGCCGGGCCGGGGAACTCTTCCTGCCGGTCGACGAGACCGTCGACGGGGCCGGCATCGGGCCGCTGGACGGGCCGGCACCGTACCCGCAGAACCGGGCGGTGCCGCACCTGGCCGGGGCGCAGACCGCCTGGATCAGCGCCGGCAACCCCTGGCAGTGGGTCACCCCGCCCGGCGAGATCACTCCGTACCCGACGGGGGTGGGAGTGACGCCGGTGCCGGACATGACGCCGCCGGGCGTCGGGGCCACCACCCTCTACTTCCCGAACGAGCAGAGCGGCCGGCTGATGTGGCTGCACGACAACACCGTCGGCCTCTCCCGACTGACCGTCTACTCCGGGCAGCTCGCCCTCTACCTGCTCACCGATCCGGCCGAGGAGCGGCTGGTCGCCGACGGTGTGCTCCCCGCCGACCAGCTGCCGCTGGTGATCCAGGACAAGACCTTCGTACCGGACGACGCTCAGCTCGCCGCGCAGGACCCGACCTGGGACCGGGACCGCTGGGGCGCCAAGGGCAGCCTCTGGCACCCGCACGTCTACCAGCCCCGGCAGAACCCCTACCGGACCAGCGGCACCAACCCGACCGGCCGGTGGGACTACGGGCCGTGGACGCACGACCCGGACGGCGGCGGCAGCCCGTGGATCGCCCCGGTGCCGAATCCGCACCACGATCCGGTCGCCGAGCCGGCCGAGCCGCCGCTCGCGCCGAACGTGCCGCACCCGTCGGCCGTCCCCGAGGCGTACGGGGACACCCCGCTGGTCAACGGGATGGCCTATCCGTACCTGGAGGTCGCGCCGCGCGCGTACCGGTTCCGGGTCCTGAACGCCTGCGCGGACCGCAGCCTGAACCTCCAGCTCTACCGGGCCGCGTCGGACCGGCCGATGTGGACCGAGGACGGCGAGCTGGCCGAGCCGGAGGCCGGTGAGGTGCCGATGGTCGAGGCGGTACGGACAGCCGGCCGGCCGCCGTACTGGCCCACGGACGGCCGCGACGGCGGGGTGCCGGACCCCGACGCCGCCGGCCCCGACATCATCCGGATCGGCAACGAGTCCGGCCTGCTGCCCGCCCCGGTGGTGCTGACGAATCGGCCGATCGGCTACCGGTACGACCGGCAGGACCCGACCGTGCTCAACGTGGACGGTCACACCCTGCTGCTCGCCCCCGGCGAGCGGGCCGACGTGGTGGTGGACTTCGCCACGGTGCCCCCGGGCAGCACCCTGATCCTCTACAACGACTGCCCCGCCCCGATGCCCCGGTTCGACCCCCGGTACGACCACCACACCGGTGCCCCCGACCGCACCGCGATCGGCGGGCTGCCCCCCGCCCGGCCCGGGTACGGCCCGAACACCCGGACCCTGCTCCAGTTCCGGGTGGCCGGCGCTCCGGCGGAGCCGTACGACCTGGCCCGACTCGCCGCCCGCCTGCCCGAGGCGTACGCGCAGAGCCAGCGACCGCCGATCGTGCCGCAACCGGCGTACGACCCGGCGTTCGGCACCCGCACCGCCCGGGAGACGCTGGTCCCGGCGCACGCCACCTCGGTCACCTTCACCCCGCCCGGCGCGGTCGCCCCGGTGACCCTGCCGCTGGCGGTGAAGTCGGTCGGGCAGGTCTTCGAGGCCCGGCACGGCCGGGCGGTGGGCCGGCTCGGCGTCGGTCACCCGAACTCCGGCCCGCTCACCGTGGCCACCCTGCCGCTCGGGCCGGTCGACCCGGCCACCGAGGTGCTGTACGTGACCGACCCCACGGTGCCGGTGGGCGGGCCGGCCGACGGCACCCAGCTCTGGCGGATCGTCGGGGACGCCTCGCGGACCCACCCGGTGCACCTGGCGGGCTGCGACGTGCAACTGGTCAACCGGGTCGGCTGGGACGGCACGGTCCGCCCACCGGATCCGGACGAGCTGGGCTGGAAGGAGACCGTTCGGGTCAATCCGCGGGAGGACGTGATCGTGGCGCTGCGCCCGGTGCCGCCCAGCCTGCCGTTCAAGATCGGCGACAGCGTACGGCTGCTCGACCCGGCCCGACCGGCCGGCGTCCGGATCGACGCCAGCCCGGTCAGCCCGGTCGACGGACGGCCGGCGGCCGTGGTCAACCATCTGGTGAACCTGGGCTGGGAGTACCGCTGGCAGACCCGCGCGGCGGGGCTGCGCGACCAGGGCATGAGCCGGCCGCTGGTGCTGCGGGTCGCGCCCGCGGCCCCGACCGGGCTGACCGCCACCCCGGCGCCCGGCTCGGCCACCGCACTGCCGGCCATCGCGCTGGCCTGGACCAGCCACGGCAGCCGGCCCCCGGCCACGAGTCACCTGCTGCAACGGGCCACCGACGCCGCCTTCACCGACGGGCTCACCGAGATCACCGTGGCCGCCACCGCCAGTCGCCACACCGACGCGACAGTGACCCCCGGGGTCACCTACCACTACCGGATCCGGGCGGAGAACGCGGTGAGCTGCTCGGCCTGGTCCAACAGCGTCCCGGCGTCGGTGCAGCTCACCGCGCCGGCGAAGCTGGCCGCGGCGGTGCCACCGGCCGCGCCGCTGCGGGTCGCGCTGCGCTGGGCCAACCGCTCGTTCGCCACCGGGGTGGACGTGCAGCGGGCCACCAATCCGACCTTCACCAGCGGGCCGGGCACCACCGCCATCGCGGTCGGCGACGCCCACGTCGATCCGGCGGTCGCCCCGGACACCACGTACTACTACCGGGTCCGCACCACCTACCTGGGCGCGGCGTCACCCTGGTCGACGGTCGCCACGGTGACCACCCCGCCGCGACCGGGGCTGCCGACCGGGGTCGGCGCGACCGCGACCGCGCCCGCCCCGGACACCGCCACGGTGATCCTGAACTGGGCCGCCAGCACGCCCACCGGGCCGGGCTCCGGCTTCGTGGTGCAGCGGGCCGCCGACCCCGGCTTCACCCGCGAACTGACCACCTTCACCGTCACCGGACGGGGGTTCACCAACACGGGGCTGGCCCGGGGCGTCACCTACCACTACCGGATCCGATCCTTCAACGTCGTCGGCACCTCACCCTGGACCGGCCCCATCCCGGTCACCACCCCCACCTAG
- a CDS encoding DMT family transporter: protein MAWIVLVLSGLLETVWAIALDRSAGFSRPLPSLVFGVSLVASMAGLAYALRDIPVGTGYAVWVGIGAVGTALVGMLALHESASLPRIACLLLVVAGVVGLKLFH from the coding sequence ATGGCCTGGATCGTGTTGGTGCTCTCCGGACTGCTGGAGACCGTTTGGGCGATCGCCCTCGACCGCAGCGCCGGCTTCAGCCGCCCCCTCCCCTCGCTCGTCTTCGGCGTCTCGCTGGTGGCGAGCATGGCCGGCCTGGCGTACGCGTTGCGGGACATCCCGGTCGGCACCGGCTACGCCGTCTGGGTGGGCATCGGGGCGGTGGGCACCGCTCTGGTCGGCATGCTCGCGCTGCACGAGTCGGCCAGCCTGCCCCGGATCGCCTGCCTGCTGCTGGTGGTCGCCGGCGTGGTCGGGCTCAAGCTGTTCCACTGA
- a CDS encoding PspA/IM30 family protein, with product MANPFVKGWKYLMALFGSKIDEHADPKVQIQQAIEEAQRQHQALVQQAAAVIGNQRQLEMKLSRQMSEVEQCQANARQALVLADQARARGDEAEAGRYEQSAQLLATQLVSAEQAAEDLKTLHDQALAAAGQARKAVENNSMILQQKLAERTKLLSQLEQAKMQESVARSLESMSSLTAPGTTPSLDEVRDRIERRYATAMGRAELAGNSVEGRMLEIQKATLDSAGSARLEQIRSSMAGEQLSGRQEHPTVAQAQPADPAAAARLDEIRASLSRERGTGESTTS from the coding sequence ATGGCGAACCCGTTCGTCAAGGGTTGGAAATACCTGATGGCGCTCTTCGGCTCGAAGATCGACGAGCATGCCGACCCGAAGGTGCAGATCCAGCAGGCCATCGAGGAGGCCCAGCGGCAGCACCAGGCGCTGGTCCAGCAGGCGGCCGCGGTGATCGGCAATCAGCGGCAGCTCGAGATGAAGCTGTCCCGGCAGATGTCCGAGGTCGAGCAGTGCCAGGCGAACGCCCGGCAGGCCCTCGTGCTGGCCGACCAGGCCCGGGCCCGCGGCGACGAGGCCGAGGCCGGGCGGTACGAGCAGTCCGCCCAGCTCCTCGCCACCCAGCTGGTCTCCGCCGAGCAGGCGGCCGAGGACTTGAAGACGCTGCACGACCAGGCGCTCGCCGCGGCCGGTCAGGCCCGCAAGGCGGTCGAGAACAATTCCATGATCCTCCAGCAGAAGCTGGCCGAGCGCACCAAGCTGCTCAGCCAGCTCGAGCAGGCCAAGATGCAGGAGAGCGTGGCCCGCTCGCTGGAGTCGATGTCCTCGCTGACCGCGCCCGGCACCACCCCCTCCCTCGACGAGGTGCGGGACCGGATCGAGCGCCGGTACGCCACCGCGATGGGCCGCGCCGAGCTGGCGGGCAACTCGGTCGAGGGCCGGATGCTGGAGATCCAGAAGGCGACGCTCGACTCGGCCGGGTCGGCGAGACTGGAACAGATCCGGTCCAGCATGGCCGGCGAGCAGCTCTCCGGCCGCCAGGAGCACCCGACGGTGGCGCAGGCGCAACCCGCGGATCCGGCGGCCGCCGCCCGGCTGGACGAGATCCGGGCCAGCCTGAGCCGGGAGCGCGGCACCGGGGAGAGCACCACCAGCTAG
- a CDS encoding helix-turn-helix domain-containing protein has translation MVLLRRVIGDALRARRQGQHRTLREVSSAANVSLGYLSEIERGQKEPSSELLAAICDALGARLSELLREVSDTVALAEQMPGVLVPVADEPVESSPVGQSPVRKTTNRGVRQVSSDGSVAVQVRQDSPLKATLRSTRVRSADRDVVCAA, from the coding sequence ATGGTCCTGCTACGCCGAGTGATCGGTGACGCTCTGCGGGCGCGCCGGCAGGGGCAGCACCGCACCCTTCGCGAGGTTTCCTCCGCCGCGAACGTGAGCCTCGGTTACCTCTCGGAGATCGAGCGCGGGCAGAAGGAGCCCTCCAGCGAGCTGCTGGCAGCTATCTGCGACGCGCTCGGTGCCCGCCTCAGCGAGCTGCTCCGCGAGGTCAGCGACACGGTCGCCCTGGCCGAGCAGATGCCGGGCGTGCTGGTCCCGGTGGCCGACGAGCCGGTCGAGTCGTCCCCGGTGGGCCAGTCGCCCGTCCGCAAGACGACCAACCGGGGCGTCCGTCAGGTTTCCTCCGACGGATCGGTGGCCGTCCAGGTCCGCCAGGACTCGCCGCTCAAGGCGACGCTGCGCAGCACCCGGGTCCGCTCCGCGGACCGGGACGTGGTCTGCGCCGCCTGA